The Mauremys reevesii isolate NIE-2019 linkage group 3, ASM1616193v1, whole genome shotgun sequence genomic sequence CAGGGTTTTGTCACTCTGACCTCTTTGGGCAGTCCTTTCCTGTGGTATCTAACACTCCAGGAATGGGTGAGTGGTGCTTCATCTGGCTCAACATGGAGATGTTGGTTACCCAGGACCCACCCCTGACCCCAAATTCTAGACCCGTGGATCCTTACACCAGTAAGCGGTACTGTCCAGGGCGTGCAGAATATGGCTGGGTGTTGGTTTGCAGTACTGTATTGCCTGCTGCCTTAATAGTAATATGCATTGCAATAGGGCATTGTGGCTTTATATGCCCTCCAGGAATTGCCTCTGTATCACACTACCTTTGACCATGGCAATGTTTTCCTTGGCAACTGCCAGGCTTTCCTTTGCCACTGCAACAATCTCCCCTGGAAATCTCCTGATCAGGTTGTCCCTCCATCCCCAGATACTGCCTCCACCTCTCTGCATTTTGGGGGGTGTTTTGGGACTCTGTATTGATGTTTGCAATATTTCATCATGAGTTTTCCATTTTCTCCCTTTCTTATTTGCCAGACTATCCTCGAGGGTCTGGCCAATGCAGTGCCATAGCTATGGcggtattaaaaataaaagacaagTGGTTATTTTTCAAATTCTAGGGAGCCTGTGCTAGcaccttttaaaatgcatgtctaGCTTTACCTCCCTGAGATTCTTCCCAGTCTTGGGAGATCTTTGGAGATGGTAAGTGGTGTGTGCATGAGGAAGGCTGTATTGGGATTTCTGTCTGTGCAGTATATGCTGTTTTGCTTTACAGTTGTgcatgggggggggcggggcgcggggAGGATTGGGAATTACCGGTATGTTCCCCATTTGGCTTTGCAAGCTTTTTTGTGCCTTGGAGGTTCTTATTTATTGTCGGTGGGATTAGCAGGGTGAATCGGGGATGAGCTGGTTAGTAATCCTTCCTACATCCCCTGTAGGCTCTCCATGATGTTACACTGAGGTAGGGGATTAGGAGGCAGAGAATGGCCTTGTTCAAAAAGGCAAAGGACAGACTAGCAAGATACCTTGTGAAGTTATTCCACAAGAATAACGTCTCCCCAGAAGTGTTCCAGGAGTGGAAGGGAGTCACAAGCTACACCAGGGTAGGGGGATGGCCATGCAGCTATTTCTCATAATCTCTGAATCAAAATTAAACAGTTTCTCAGCTTAAGATTTTGCTTTATTTCCCCTGAAGACATGTTAAAAGTGCAGAAAAAAATAGGAGTCTGTAATGATTACCTGAAGAACTTGCTGTTACCAGTCTGTAAAAATGTGTGTTACTGGGCATTTACAGGGGATCTGTAATCTTTGTAGCTTTAAGAGCATGTATTGCCCATGTCTATCAGTGTAAAGTGAGAACATTAGGCGAACTTCTTTTCCTGTAGCAAGTGTCTCAATATTCTCTTGAATTTTGCACAAAAGAATGCTTTCCTTATTTGAATTTGCCATGGGAGTTGGTGGGATAGAGGCTGCGGACATATAGTGCAGCTGACAGCCATTTTGAGATGGCGAATGGGGcttttgtggggtgggggagaagggaggggtggCATTTGCCAGCAGGATTGTTGaaggaagggaaaaggaaaataaatacatGGGCATGTTCCCTCCATTGTGTGGGAAAATAATTGATAGTTGGGGCTTTAACATGAGACGGAGCTGATTGCTTGGCCAGAGTAGCTGCCATTTTGGAAAGGTGTACATTGGGAAGGTGCACAAATGGACAGTATGAGGGAGGTGGGGACCTCCGACTCAGAAAGGTTTCTAGCTCACATCCTCCTTCAGCTGCAGCTGAGCCATTGGGGCACTTGGAACAGAAGCTAGCATGGCAGTAAAACATCATCATAATACACTGAAACATAATTATTACATTATTGCCAAAGTTATATTAAAAGATTTACATGCCGAGGTTCCCTCCATAGGATCAGCCTCCTTAGTCCTTGTTCCTGGTTGCTGCCTGGGAATCAGGCTCGCCTTTCACTTGGTCAGCATCAGTGCCCTAAACCCTAAAGAGATTCCAGCTTTCTGGGGAGATCGCTTAACTTCCCTCTTGGTGCTCATCCTCCAATGAGTCTTGCTGCTCATCGTTGGGCGGGCCAGGCAGAAAGCAGCCACCAGGCTTCACAAGGTGCCTGGGTCGTGTGGTTTGGTAAAATCTTGTTGAGCTCCTCAAAAAATGAACAGGTTACACGTCCCCTGCTGGACTTTTTCCTGTTATCCCTCATTTTAATGTAGGTGCTCCTGAGCTGTTTGTTCTTTATCCAGCATGGTTCAGCATCCTGGTTGTGGCCACTCGTGGACATCTGTCTATCAAAGTCCACAAAAAGGTCTTTATTCCAGTGGGTGGCTGCAAGAGCTTCCTGCACGCACCTGCTTCTCCCTAGATAGTGACGAGATCTCTGTGTGCCTCCAAGCAGCTGCTCGAGGCATGTTGTAGGGTTTCTGGAGTCTTATCACAGCTATTGTGATAAACTGGAATCCAAGAGCAAATGGAGAAAATCTGGCTGAGAGCCAGTTTATAAACTGGGGAGGGGGCATCCAGTCAATTTgaccccagagcaggggagggcaCACAGGTAAACAGACAAGTCAGTGATGGTCGCCCACAAAGCAGTGTGTAGCAGTTGGAGGATTCCCAAAGAAGTTTGCAACAGCACTGTGGGCACACAAACAATAGCTTGGACTAACTCACTTCACAGCACAGTTATTTCAATTTGAAAGAGGACTTCAGAGTATGCAATAAATACAGAGTCTGTGCACTACAATGAATTGTGTCGTCCATATGCAAGTGTTTTCAAACTGGATTAAATCCATTTAGTTCTAGAGtggcatttaaatatttttattattatatgaTTTCTTATTTACAAGCTGCCAAGGAGCTTAGGTCATTATAGACCTTAGTAATTGATTTATCATGATCTAATGGCTTGTATTACACTCTATATAGCATGCATTTGGTTTTTGTATTAACCTGCTATGGTGGTGGTCTGCTTCTGCTTCAATCATCCATTTGCAATGAGATCTAGTTTCAAACATAGTGGAAGTTATGGACAGCAATGTTTCTAAAAGGCCAGGGTCTAAAAGGTCATATGAATTTGCTAAAAGGTTTTATTCCGTGCAATAAATGAAATCTCAAACATACAAGCAGGTAGACACAGAGGATCAGAGTATAGTTATTATGCCAAAGATTATTTTACTAGAATATGTGCTGCAATTTAGAATAATTTCTTTCTGCATAATGAGACcaagttgttgttgtttgtgaCCCACAAAATGAATTGTTATAATACAGTCTACATTCTAAAATGCTAGTGCcatgtttgtgtgtgttcatAGAATTATGAAATTTTCCACTTCTTTCTGAATTAAGTTAAAAGCTGGCTAAGTCTTGTTGTTTATGCAATTTGATTAAGTAAGCTTCGTATGTTGAAGCTGACTAATAACTTATTTTTGGAGTGTGACATGTTGAGGCCTGATGCTCCCCCCGTATGTGATTTTTCCAGAATagggtctgggaaatgtacattTTCATTAATCAGGTTTATTCTTGTAGTTTTCTATCAGGGTGTTAGGTTTTGTTGTTCCTCTCAGCCACCACAGAAATGGAATGAAGATCAGCTCCATTCATTATCTTCCTTCCCCACTGAAAAATAAACTACATCCAATTCCCCAAGATCCCACCTGATGTTTGTGGGAGTCAAGAGAGGCAAGTGTAATCCATGAGCAGGCTCTGTTTCTTCTCATTCGCACTAGGCCCCATTGCTAAAAGTTTATGTAAAGCTGCTTCCCACTGGCTTCTCCCCTCAGGGATTTCACAATGTGGATGGGAGGCCCTTGCTGACTCTGTCAGCATTAACTTGAACAGTTTGCTTTGTGAGTTTGGAGAGGGACATAATatcttaggccttgatcctgcacctGCACCTGACAgagttcccattggcttcagtggtgcaggatcagatccTTGGGAAAGATGCTGTAACCACGTCAATTACTGTTAAAACTGCCTTGCTCCCAGGTACACTACGGAGGGCAAAGGGGCTTCTCTGACGTCGGGAAAAGTGGAGCATGGTGCAGAGTTGGCACTTGCCCCTTTCGCCCCACGCCACATCCTCTGGGTTATGCAACCCTGTACTTGTCAGAGGGCAGCATGGACCATTTAAGCATTAATCTGGACTAAACAGATATTGTTTCCCAAGCTATAACTAGGTATGTGAATGGCATCTCTCTTTATTTTTGGAGATGTTTAAACAGGAGTGCTATGCAGATATTGGGAGGTCGACAGTATCTGTGACCCACAGTGGTGAAAATCTTTCTTGAGCCTTTATAAAACAAAAGAGGGGAAAGAAACTATGTGTACTGACACAATGtgactacagaagggatgtgatgCACACATTTCTAGAAGAAATTATATCAACATATTAAGTACTAGAGTTACCTTCAGCTAAATGCAGTGGATAGTGTGGTACTAAtgctaataaaagaaaaaggCATTTACTGCACTGTAGTATTTACCTTTACCatggtatttttgtttttttctaactTAGCACTGGAAATAACAATACTTCACCTTATATAGCTCTTTTTAtgcatagatctcaaagtgcttttcaagGGAAGAGAAAGTATCATCCTCATTTCTTAGATGGAGAAACTAAGGAATTAAGAGATGAAGTGAATTGGTTAATGTCACGTACCAtgtcagtggcagaatcaggcacAGAATCCAGTTTTTCTGCCTCCAACTACAGTGTCCTATTCACTGGACTGCTGTCACTCAAAGCCAGAGTAAATTTAACTACTGCTAGAGACAAAAGTTGTTTTTCATCATGCCTGCCATGTATAAAGCATGAACATCATATCCTTTCTGCCTTGGTGAATTAACCACTTTCCTTTAGTGAGATTTCTACTCTTTCAGCTTTCCCAGTGCCTACAAACCCAAAACTGCTCCTGGAGTTGGACGTTGATGGTAGTGCTACAACCTATCATGCCATCCCGCAGAGAGTGCGACATGTTGAGGCCTGATGCTCCCCTGTATGTGATTTTTCCAGAATagggtctgggaaatgtacattTTCATTCAGGTTTATTCTTGTAGTTTTCTATCAGGGTGTTAGGTTTAGCCACCACAGAAATGGAATGCAGATCATGAATGCTATTATTGCAaacaagcaaaaacaaacaaacaaactgtaaGAGGAGCAGCTCTAAAGCAACACCTAAGGAAGAAATAGCCTTTATAAATAATCTCAGACTGGAGGGCATTTCTGTAACAAGTAGATGCCATTCATCAGAAGCTTCTTCGGTCGTGCATTATATTTTATTATGGTGcacaattcagaaaaaaatacattgaaCTTTTGCACACTGTCATCTTTTTGTCTGAATCAAGACTTTAATATTAGCCATGTAGGTTATGTATTAACCTTTAACATACCATTGTTGGTAATGTTCTCCACTGTTCTTGTCTGGTGTATATTTCTCTACAGATACAGGATATACttatgaaaatgtattttatgtgCATACTGTATATTTCTAAAGATACATGTGTCAGCCAATACCCTGTTAATGGTATGAACTTTAATTTCACAGATGAAAGAACTTGGTGTCATTGTGTACAACTGCAGCTGCCTCGTCCTAGATTTACAAAGGATATTTGCCTTGTATAGCTCATTAAAATACAAGAATAAAGTGCCTCCAAGTTGGTCTAAGAGATTGTATGGCGTGTATGATACACAAAATAAACTGACGCTGCAGCTGAATGAGACAAAATCAGAAGTCTTTGTGTCGGTGAGTTCTTAAGAGAATGTCTGTTCTTTGCCTGTTTAAGCGAGGGCGGGGGGAATATTATTTAACATTTGAGTTTTATTGGGACCGAGAAATTTGGCTTTAGTTGAACCTCCTATTACAACATTGCCTTTACTGCATAACTGAATAGAGACATTGGGTTAGTCTGGTGTTTAATGCCATAAATGTCAAATATCACATGTctcttcacacacaaaaaaagacagAACACATATTGACAGAACATGTGAATAGCTACCATGATGCTGCTTACTCCCTGACAGCAGCGGCTCACTGCTGAAAGAGTCGTCGCTAAACGTGCTTCCGCACTCTTGTGTACCCAATCTTCTGTAGGTATAAACTTTCCATTTTTAGATTTTTAACACCCAGGAAGTattcctattcaggaaagcacttaagtccTTTAGAAATAatggaacttaagcacatgctcaagtgcttCTCTGAAATGTAGCCTAACTTAAGAATATACGCACCAGTACTTTTCATTCGCCAACATAAGCTGTTGAAATTGAGAGTCATGGCAGTGACTGAAACTGAGCTACAGAGAAAGTACCATAGTTACCGACTGTATAAGACAGAAGTACAAGGGAAATCTATGGTTGCTGACAGACTGGATCACTTTCTCATCAGGGGAGAAAATAACCATTTCAATAGGTGTATTGTTTGTGGGGGAAATCTATAACCAAATTTGGAGACATtcataggtttttttttcccacttTTCACATTACATGGACGTAAAGCATAGTAAATTCACTCTGATTTTCATGGCATTTTAACTATATGTAGAGCACTGTCATGAATGTAGAGCTTTGAAAATTAACTTTTGTATTGTTACTCTTTCCATGTACTGTAATTCCCAATATTTTTTCTTATAGTCAAGGAACAACAGGAGAGCCCTCATGTGGCTAACTTATTACCTGTACGTTTCAGCTTAGCAAAGAATTTGTAGCTAAATGGATTAATTTTGTATCTAATATTTTAATTATAGCTAGTCCAAATCCTGTTACATTTTCTACTAAAATTAGAGCCCAGTATCTATTTTTTTGCAATGTGACTTTTGGTTGATTAATTATCATAATCATCTTATTAACATAgcacttcctccccatccccatgaaTGCGTCCAGAGTGCTATATAACAGAAACTTTTATTTATAGATCATTTTAACATCTCCAACATTGAAACAACTAAAACTGGTTGAGAATGCCCAGTaccaagggagggagggggaataggAGAAAGTAAAAAGGCCCAGCATACTAAAAAGCTGTTTTTTAATGGGGAGAAATGGACTGAGATGGAAGAATAGAATGAGTTCTTGGACTCCCCACAGCAAAGGCATGATTCCCAATCCGCCTAATGTTCAATGGTTGAATCCCTGAAAGGTATGTGACCATATATACCTATTGAGAAGATGCTCAAGGAAGATCTCAAACAGAGCTAGGGCCTACCCCAttaaggactttaaaaaaaacaccaccaccaagtTAGTCAGTCTGAGACTTTATAAGCAGAAGGCAGAGTGGGTGTAATATGATTTTAGTTGTTCAAACCAATTTGcaaacctgctgccccattcTGAACAAATGGTAAGTCTTGGTGAAATCCTTTCTTGGAGGAGAATACAGTAATGAGCTTGTAGTCACAGAGAATGTGTTACTATTATGAGGTTATCATAGGGTGAAGAATGACGCAGCCTGAGCAAATGGAGTGTAGGGGGGAAGATACCTTTCATACCACATTTGGCCTGGTTGTGAGTGAAAGTGACACCAACCATTTCCGAACAAGTCCTTTTGATAAACGCATGCATGAAAGAAGAGAGCACatcctcatgctgcaaaacttaaCCCACCAGTGACTCTCCCCTCTCCCAGGAGCAAATCCACTCCAACACGCCCAGCCACTGTATCATACTAGCATTCCTCCTGGGTGGAGACTGAATGTGTAGGGCCTACAGGGCAATTATATATCACTAGCTAACTGTCCTCAGTTTTAAAATGACCTCTGCAAAAGACCTCATATACACTGAAGAAAATGGGAGCTAGGGTAGACCTACAGTGGATATTGTGCTTCAGTTTGCTCAGTGAGGCCCCATAATTGATACTGATTGATACTTACCATCTAGTTCTGACTTGAACCATGGAAGGGTAGTTCTACATCCACTTCATCTTCCTTTGCTCCCCCATCCACTGTGCTGCAGTTTCTCCTGATAAATCTTCTTTTCCTCATGTTTGCTTTATTTCCTATACCACAAGGTTGTTCAGGAAGTGGGaatgagaaggaaagaaagatgCAGTTTCCAAAACCAGATTCGTCCCTTCTTGAAAACAGGATTTTCAATATATCATTTCTCACACCGGGCAGCATTGCTCAAGTGTCTAAGGCCTGAGCTACATTAGCAGTGGGgtttgaactaagatacgcaacttcagctacactattcgtgtagctgaagtcgaagtatcttagttcgacttacctggctgtcctcacggcgGCAAGTTGACTGgcgtggctcccccatcgacgctgcttactcctcctgccgaggtggagtatgggtgtcgattagcagatcgatttattgcatccagatgagatgcgataaatcaatccccgatgcatcaaacactacccgccgatccggcaggtagtatagacatacccttggaaAGGAACTGCAGAAGAATTCTATAGCCAGTTGAAAGGTCACAGAGAAGTTTGCTATTAGTATCTAGTTatccaaactggaatttggccagggcaGCAATCCTAATCCTGAAAATAAATGccctgggatctttaatgaccacagtTGGTCAGAAATTTATTTGTATGTCTCTCCTGTAATCATGTTAAAAATGTCGTAATGGACAATTTGCATTTCATATCTGTGCACAGACATGAATGTTAGTGATAGTTTCATAATGTTTTTTCTGCAACTGTGCCAATGATGGGAATATAGGAAGGCTGGCAAGTCCCTTGCCCTTCTATACCCTCTCCTGTGGAAAATAAACATGGTAGACAAGTCTATTAACTTTACTCTGCCAATTTACCCTATATTCAAAATGCCTCTGGATCAACAATAGTTATCAAACTGCTTTCAAGAGAGACTGCAGCAGCTCTGAATTCTGTAGCTAGTTTGTCTTTTTGCTGTTAACTTGTACCCCTGAGCATTTCTAGAGAGAGAATAGTCTGTTATCTTTGGAGTAAATCAAATTGTGTATACACTATGCTGAGAAAACAGTTtcagataataaaaataaatcacctaagttatatttttttattttttaccttGCTTCTTGAATCTAAAGTCATTGTCTTAAAAATTCTTCTCTTCTAGTCTTTCTTGCTATGTAAGATCTGAACATCACAGTAAATCAATGGTTCTCCATTCAGGAATCCTCATGGTACAGTTGCTTAGCAACGGTACAGTCTTCCTGAGTGGCtgagagagacaaaagaaaatGCAGTTGCTTTTTCTGAGAATTCAGGGCTTAATCCTGGGAGAGCATGGATACTCTGAACTGCCAATGATCTTAATTACTCtctgtattttttattattaaaataacaCTTAGGAACACcagtcaaggatcagggccccattgtgctagttaCTGTACTGACAAATAAAGAAGAAAGCCTTTATACCAGAGAGACCACATTAGATTAGTTGTCAGGATGCAACATGTGGACAAAGCGGACCAAGAAAGTGGGGGAAGGTAGGAAGATGAGGtaacaaaataaaaagtttaGCATGTTCACTTGTCTAACCAATGCCTGATGAGAGTGATTTGTAGACAACATGATTGAGGGAGGTTTTAAAGGTCAGACCCTTACAGAGAAGCAAGCAGTACCTTTCACCAACTGTGATTTTCTTAGCAAAATGTTACCTTGCATGAAACAGTAGTTCACTAATTAGTAAACACTAATTCATAATATTTATGAATGATGTGCCCTGTTAGTGTTGTGGTCTGGATACATCTACTACTTTGAAATGTAACCAGTTCTGTGAATCTTTAAAGCAAAATCCTGTGATGTATCATGTAACACCTTCCTCTCAAGTAGAGCTACTTTGATAGCAACGGCTATTTTTACGATtgacccctttgaaaatcttcctctACAGCTATAATTCTGTGTAATGGTCAAACAGCAATTAGATATCTGATTCCCCCTCTGTACCTTTGAAATTACAGCTGTATAGTTTAACATACCAGTGGTTAATATTCTCCACTAAGTTATGTAATTTTATTTGCAAATCTCACCTCGAGATGACAAAGAAACACCTCTCCTTTTATTTTAAGTGTAACATTTGACTTTCTGTCTTCACAGAATTCTCCCAAACTCTTTTGTCCAAAAGACAGAGTCTTGGATATTGAAGCTATCTACAATGTTATAGATGACGCCAAACAGTTTGTTTATATAGCTGTCATGGATTACCTCCCTATTGTCTTTGACACAAATGCTAAAAGGTTAGTGAGTGTCCACAACATATTAGCTCATTGCTGCAATGAGACAAAGCTCTTTCTGGTGAAAATAAATAGCAGGCATTTAGTTAATTGTTATGGATCAATTTCTTAGGGCCCAATTCAACTCTcatgaaatcagtgagagttctACCATTGACTTAACTGGGAGCAGAATTGGGACCTAAGATGGGATTTCTAAGTTCTGGGTTCTAAGATGTGGATTCCCCTATTGGGAGGAGATCAAAATGTGTCTAGTCTGACCATCTACAAGTGACTGAGACCCAGGAAAACAACAGTAGAGCTCACTTTTGTTTCTTATGTTACTGTATTCAGCACCTAGATACAACGGCTATTGGCATTGGCATGAATACCAGatagtgtctgtgtgtgtgaaagagagagagaacatattGAAGGATCTAATACACAGTATGGAAGCTgtcataattttattttaacaaacaGATCTTTTCAAACTCAGCACAGATTGCACTTCCAGCCATATTACATTATAGCTAGCTCATagcaaaaaaagtcaaaaaagtTTATGCACAATATACTTAtggcctagattttcaaaagtgcccaggaCCTACAACTGGAGCCAAATCTTAATCAAATTAttcagctccccctctccccagttgGAGCTGAATAAGTGGCTAAATTGAGAACTACCAAGTATCCAGGAGCTCCCATTGCTCTCAAAGGCAGGTGCTGAGAGCTGAgccttttggaaatctggccatTTAATTCAGGTGCCATAATGATAGCTGTTGGTTgctggctcttttgaaaatttataTTTATGGCTTTTTTTCGCTCTTGcataattggaaaaaaaatgagtTGTGTGTAACCCTTCCAAAACCAGAGGTGAGAAATTTGAGACCCACAAGAACGTTTTTGGAGAAAGTTACTGTCTAAAGCTATACTAGTGGTTTAAAATGGAATAaatctttttgtaactttaattGTATTGTTGCTCTGTTATGGAGGAGGCAAGGATTTTTCCCGCTCTGTAGAGGAACCAGCTGATCTGTCCCCCTAGCCTGATTAATCCAGAGATCCATGTGGATTTGAGGGGAAGATCCACTCGAGACACAGGACCGTCTACACAGAGAGGTCCCTTGCAGTTTTACTGGCACCTTGGCTTTAAACTTGAGGCATTCCATAGCTTTCTGACCGGCATTATCCTCCCAGCCTCCCATTAAAGGAGTTTCTTTGGCAATCTCCCTAGATTGATGGTAGAAAGGAGCTGCACATCTCCCTTGGGTTTCTTGCCAGACTCTCTCACTTCTGGCCTGCTCCTTCTCCAGGAATGGGATCTCTAGACCCATGTTGAGTGCTCTGGGCCAAGGACAGTAGGAATAGTGCCACAGAGACAGCTGTCACATTTGGGTAAGAATTCACCGACTCCCCAGCAACTGGACAGTGACGGTTGGGGAGAGACAGAGCCCTCAAGTGAGCAAACTCCCGTTCCACCCAAATAATATAGGGACCCTGCTCTGGGGTatctcttctctcttcttcccccacctcctggcaggAACTTCTTGAGGTTATTATAGTCCTAGGCCTGAGGTCCCAGAATGTGGGAGAGGCTGACAATCAGGGCTTTAAAAAGTAAGACGTTGACAGCTCCTTCTGCTTAAAACGGAGAAGagttctccctctctctctggtttGGGTAAGCAGTGCTTTCTGATAGCTCCCTCTCTTCTTTGGAATTGCGAGAGCTGCACTTCCCGTTCGCATCTGCTTTAACACTGTTGATGAGATGTGCATCACTCCGCTGGGTGTGGGAGGACTAGAAGTTCATTTTGCATGAATTCTGCatggttgcagaggggcagctctGCAACCACCCACCCGGGGAGAGCTCGGGTATACTCACTCACACAGGCCAATAGGGTCTCACTGCCCCCAGGATTGGTTGATTTTGTGCAAAGCAGGGTGACACAGTGGTAAGGGTCTAGCACAGCTCTTCCTGCCACTGCAGTTTGATTCCCTAGACTGCAGACAAATGCTGTTcatgttttgtttagttttcccTAGTGGGGCTAGGTCTGCCTTGGTAAAAATCTAATTGATTGCTTTTTTCCCTGAATGTATTGTGTGCTTTCTCCACAGGTACTGGCCATATTTGGATGGGAAGATAAGAGAAGCACTAGTGTTACGAAATATTAAAGTCCGGCTCCTCATAAGTTTCTCAAAAGACACAGATCCCCTTACATTTAACTTTGTTTCATCTCTTAAAGCTATTTGCACTGAGGTTCCCAGCTGTAGTTTAAAAGTTGTAAGTATACACCATATTGGTTCAGAATGAATCTAAGATGTTTTCAGTGCACAAAAATATACTAACGATAAGTATATTAAGATTATCTGTATTACTGTGGAAACCTTAAAGTTTCATTGAAAACCACATTAAATGCAtaatttggggccaaatttagcCCTGGTGTACGCACAACTCTTGACTTACTGCAATAGACTTTAATGAATTAGTAGCAAAGGTAAATGCATCATTAACCCCAATTCAGTTCCCTTCTGCAagtgaaatattttatattatcCTGCACAGTGTTCCCTGATCAATTAGGCCAATTTACTAGATAGATTTCAG encodes the following:
- the PLD5 gene encoding inactive phospholipase D5 isoform X4, whose translation is MNMTAYNEGRLQSSFWIVDKQHVYIGSASLDWRSLGQMKELGVIVYNCSCLVLDLQRIFALYSSLKYKNKVPPSWSKRLYGVYDTQNKLTLQLNETKSEVFVSNSPKLFCPKDRVLDIEAIYNVIDDAKQFVYIAVMDYLPIVFDTNAKRYWPYLDGKIREALVLRNIKVRLLISFSKDTDPLTFNFVSSLKAICTEVPSCSLKVKFFDLEEENACFLKEQKNTSLPKLNRNKYMVTDGAAYIGNFDWVGNDFTQNAGAGLVINQADVGNNTSIVKQLKAVFERDWYSHYAKSLQPTKIPNCLNYKLNKAVANKTAMN